The Saprospiraceae bacterium genome includes a window with the following:
- a CDS encoding arginine deiminase — MISVNSEIGTLRKVIIHRPDDGIARISPKKAEELLFDDIVHLPQMREEHDIFRDVLQAVLGKENVLETQQLIEEAFVASPDIKEELIDKVVDYEELPSDTKIFFMSLPPDEITRLLITGYSTTEDHIYFDPIPNFIFTRDIAVTIKDHVLITKAAKTARFRENLLSRFIFYAHPLFKQLNVDNKIINLNHVDKFPPSRRGEVVSMEGGDVMVLNDDFILIGCSERTTDYAIQTVKNELFKRNLVKNIAQINIPNDRSFMHIDTLFTIIDHDDLVCFKPIIFDGVSSNVKVFRKNGAEVVYDSVKNFITHEINPKMNFIFSGEGVSPYQEREQWTDGCNLVALKPGVALTYDRNPKTEIALEKAGYTIVHARDFLKSVRSGKTDPTNLNKMIITLPSNELSRARGGSHCMTCPIIRDLI; from the coding sequence ATGATAAGTGTAAACTCTGAAATAGGTACATTACGTAAAGTTATTATTCACCGTCCGGATGATGGGATTGCCCGGATTTCCCCTAAAAAGGCAGAAGAACTATTGTTTGACGATATTGTTCATTTACCGCAAATGCGTGAAGAACATGACATATTCAGAGACGTCTTACAAGCAGTTTTAGGAAAAGAAAATGTTCTTGAAACCCAACAGTTGATTGAAGAAGCGTTTGTTGCGAGTCCGGACATAAAAGAAGAACTCATAGATAAAGTGGTGGATTATGAAGAATTGCCTTCTGATACAAAAATATTCTTTATGTCTTTACCACCGGATGAGATAACCAGGTTGCTGATCACCGGATATTCCACAACAGAAGACCATATCTACTTTGATCCTATACCCAACTTTATTTTCACCAGAGATATCGCAGTTACTATCAAGGACCATGTCCTGATAACCAAAGCTGCCAAAACTGCACGGTTTCGTGAAAATCTTTTATCCAGGTTTATTTTTTATGCCCATCCGTTATTCAAACAATTAAATGTGGACAACAAAATCATAAACTTAAATCATGTGGACAAATTTCCACCATCACGTAGGGGAGAAGTTGTATCCATGGAAGGAGGCGATGTGATGGTTCTGAATGATGATTTTATCTTGATAGGGTGTTCAGAAAGGACTACTGATTATGCCATTCAAACTGTCAAAAACGAATTGTTTAAACGTAATCTGGTGAAAAACATTGCCCAGATTAATATACCTAATGACAGGAGTTTTATGCATATCGATACACTGTTTACAATTATTGATCATGATGATTTGGTTTGCTTCAAGCCCATCATATTTGATGGTGTAAGCTCTAATGTCAAAGTCTTTCGAAAAAATGGAGCAGAGGTCGTGTATGACTCTGTCAAAAACTTTATCACTCACGAAATAAACCCCAAGATGAACTTTATTTTCAGTGGGGAAGGAGTCTCTCCTTATCAAGAAAGAGAACAATGGACGGATGGTTGTAATCTAGTTGCTTTAAAACCCGGTGTAGCACTAACATATGACAGAAATCCCAAAACTGAAATTGCCCTTGAAAAGGCAGGCTATACAATAGTTCATGCCAGAGATTTTCTGAAATCAGTCAGATCGGGAAAAACAGATCCAACCAATCTCAATAAAATGATTATTACATTACCTTCTAATGAACTTTCAAGAGCAAGAGGTGGTTCGCATTGTATGACTTGTCCGATTATCAGGGATTTGATATGA
- a CDS encoding acyl-CoA thioesterase, whose amino-acid sequence MISFDFHKRVRYGETDMMGYLYYGNYAQLYEIGRVETMRNLGLSYKDLENEYRIMMPVVHVEARFLSPALYDELLIIRTILREMPTKMITFENEIYNEGGTLIHSAKVKLFFINMVNNSRVSCPDYMIEKLKPLF is encoded by the coding sequence ATGATTAGTTTTGATTTTCATAAGCGGGTTCGATACGGTGAAACAGATATGATGGGTTATCTGTATTATGGAAATTACGCTCAGTTATACGAGATCGGCAGGGTAGAAACAATGCGGAATCTAGGTTTGAGCTACAAAGATCTTGAAAACGAATATCGGATAATGATGCCGGTGGTTCATGTGGAAGCCAGATTTTTATCTCCTGCACTTTACGACGAGTTATTGATTATACGAACGATTCTGAGAGAAATGCCAACTAAAATGATTACATTTGAGAATGAAATTTATAATGAAGGAGGGACATTGATTCACTCAGCAAAGGTAAAACTGTTTTTTATTAATATGGTGAATAACAGCAGAGTTTCATGTCCTGACTATATGATTGAGAAACTTAAGCCTTTGTTTTGA
- a CDS encoding YihY/virulence factor BrkB family protein yields MKKYLRLLKYKINTSPLLSKLIRWSKVYSPPGFGGVPVYSVLKFIIDEANKDNITNRANSVAYSIFLAIFPAIIFLFTLLPLMPFVQDYTQMFSDYLYGMIPLDAHTYLMGVITDITSRKREGLLSLGVFLALLFSSNGMLTLMSGFDKSYHITFRTRSYFWKRLVALNLTLVLTFLLIVSFFIIILGDNLFYWLYKTFELPETTMVVLKFIQWFVAVALVYTGVSIIYRYGPSMYKKFKFINIGSIIATTLFLISSIAFSYFINNFGRYNEIYGSIGALIVILIWLQINAFIILVGFELNASVAVHKDLMKSGLIQDDD; encoded by the coding sequence TTGAAGAAATATCTCAGATTACTCAAATATAAAATTAATACATCACCGTTATTAAGTAAACTGATTCGCTGGTCTAAAGTGTATTCACCACCTGGTTTTGGGGGAGTTCCTGTATATTCCGTATTGAAATTTATCATTGACGAAGCTAATAAAGATAATATTACCAACAGAGCCAATTCAGTAGCTTACAGTATATTTTTAGCTATATTTCCTGCGATTATATTTTTATTTACATTACTGCCATTGATGCCCTTTGTTCAGGATTATACGCAAATGTTCAGTGATTATTTATATGGTATGATACCTTTGGATGCGCATACCTACCTGATGGGCGTCATTACAGATATTACTTCCAGAAAAAGAGAAGGGTTACTGTCATTAGGGGTTTTTTTGGCTTTGTTATTCTCATCCAATGGTATGCTCACGTTGATGTCCGGATTTGATAAATCGTACCATATCACCTTCAGGACCAGAAGTTATTTTTGGAAACGTCTTGTTGCATTAAATCTGACATTAGTGTTGACATTTCTTCTGATAGTTTCTTTTTTTATCATTATTTTAGGCGACAACTTATTTTATTGGCTTTATAAGACTTTTGAATTACCGGAAACAACAATGGTCGTTCTAAAATTTATTCAGTGGTTTGTGGCTGTAGCATTAGTATATACTGGTGTAAGTATCATATACAGGTATGGGCCATCTATGTATAAAAAGTTTAAGTTTATTAATATTGGTTCAATCATTGCAACTACTTTGTTTTTGATAAGTTCGATAGCATTTTCATATTTTATCAATAACTTTGGACGATATAATGAAATCTACGGGTCTATAGGTGCCTTGATTGTTATTCTGATTTGGTTACAGATCAATGCATTCATCATTTTAGTAGGATTTGAATTAAATGCAAGTGTAGCGGTACATAAAGATCTGATGAAATCCGGTCTTATACAGGACGACGATTAG
- a CDS encoding site-2 protease family protein — MSSSLKLPTIAGIKVYIHWTFSILIVWIVYNNIRAGLDSVQILWSVLFILSLFLCVTLHELGHALAAKRYGIKTKDITLYPIGGVARLERMPENPKHELIVALAGPLVNVIIMILLLPLILNHNFNNESNESALLISQHNFLPMLGVINIWLALFNLIPAFPMDGGRVLRALLSMRMSRVRATEIASQIGKGLAIGFVFLGFYINPFLIFIGLFIILGAHSEFEMVKSQYLLTDLRARDALMTQFSSLEANSTIGDAIKKLLDTESTNFVITENGIPLGFLTRDHIIKGISHFGESSEIRSVAEMRIVKVNLNKSLNEIMEEFQKKISPLIFVYEGDDFKGVIDYENISEIIMINNARLQARIAGS; from the coding sequence ATGAGTTCTTCACTTAAGTTACCAACTATCGCAGGAATTAAAGTTTATATCCATTGGACTTTCAGTATTCTGATTGTATGGATTGTTTATAACAATATCAGAGCAGGACTTGATTCGGTGCAGATATTATGGTCTGTTTTATTTATCCTTAGTCTTTTTCTTTGTGTTACATTACATGAATTAGGACATGCTTTGGCTGCAAAACGATACGGTATAAAAACCAAAGACATTACTTTATATCCCATCGGCGGTGTAGCCAGACTGGAAAGAATGCCTGAAAACCCAAAACATGAATTAATAGTTGCATTAGCAGGTCCTTTGGTCAATGTAATTATTATGATATTATTGCTTCCACTGATTCTGAATCATAATTTTAATAACGAATCAAATGAGTCGGCATTACTCATTTCCCAACATAATTTTTTACCTATGTTGGGAGTAATAAACATCTGGCTTGCACTTTTTAATCTGATTCCGGCATTTCCGATGGACGGAGGCAGAGTATTGAGAGCTTTGTTGTCAATGAGAATGAGCCGGGTGAGAGCAACGGAGATTGCATCTCAGATAGGAAAAGGGCTTGCTATTGGCTTCGTTTTCTTAGGTTTTTATATTAATCCTTTTTTAATATTTATCGGACTTTTTATTATTTTGGGAGCGCACTCTGAGTTTGAAATGGTGAAGTCTCAGTATCTGCTTACAGATTTGCGTGCCAGAGACGCATTGATGACTCAATTCAGTTCGTTGGAAGCTAATTCAACTATTGGAGATGCAATTAAAAAATTGTTGGACACCGAATCTACAAATTTTGTAATTACTGAAAACGGTATTCCGCTGGGATTCTTGACCCGTGACCATATCATCAAAGGTATTTCTCATTTTGGTGAAAGTTCAGAGATCAGAAGTGTTGCAGAAATGAGAATTGTCAAAGTAAACCTGAATAAATCACTAAATGAAATTATGGAAGAATTTCAGAAAAAAATCAGCCCACTGATATTCGTTTATGAAGGCGATGACTTTAAAGGTGTGATAGATTATGAAAATATCTCTGAGATTATCATGATTAACAATGCAAGACTTCAGGCAAGAATAGCAGGATCATAA
- a CDS encoding UbiX family flavin prenyltransferase — MNRKVVLGIGGSSGSVYAERLMRKMTAIQDLELAVVMSTNAKINWDIEIGPFSEKEWPFKFYHKSDFMAPFASGSARFETMIICPCSMGLIGRVANGISDDLICRAADVVLKERRKLIIVPRETPYNLIHLRNMTTLTEAGGIICPASPSFYSKPADITAVIDTVVDRVLDLAGFSIDSYRWGS; from the coding sequence ATGAATAGAAAGGTAGTCCTGGGTATTGGTGGATCGAGTGGTTCTGTTTATGCTGAAAGACTGATGCGTAAAATGACAGCAATTCAGGATCTTGAACTTGCTGTGGTTATGAGCACCAATGCAAAAATAAATTGGGATATTGAAATAGGACCTTTTTCAGAAAAAGAATGGCCATTTAAATTTTACCACAAAAGTGATTTTATGGCACCTTTTGCGAGTGGTTCTGCGAGATTTGAAACAATGATTATATGTCCTTGTTCCATGGGACTAATCGGCAGAGTGGCTAATGGAATCTCTGATGATCTTATTTGCAGAGCTGCTGATGTAGTTTTAAAAGAAAGGAGAAAACTGATTATCGTGCCGAGAGAAACACCATACAATCTTATACATTTAAGAAATATGACAACACTGACAGAAGCAGGCGGAATCATTTGCCCGGCATCACCTTCATTTTACAGCAAACCGGCTGATATTACAGCCGTCATAGATACTGTTGTGGATCGGGTACTTGATCTGGCCGGATTTTCAATTGACAGTTATAGGTGGGGAAGTTAA
- a CDS encoding bifunctional folylpolyglutamate synthase/dihydrofolate synthase — translation MFQRQGPIAYKKDLGNTLKLCEIAGNPHHYLKCVHIAGTNGKGTVSHIIAAGLQAQGYKVGVYTSPHYKDFRERIKINGQFISKTYIKFFINQYFNEIEAIKPSFFEMTVCLAFKYFNDKKVDFAIIETGLGGRLDSTNVITPLLSVITNISYDHQNLLGNTLAEIAIEKAGIIKPGIPVIVGETQPEIKEVFAQKASDCNSAIHFADQNTQLKINEISESGILDYSVTIDNKKLISNLKTDLIGPFQKKNIISALFALHLLKKIIPIDFDKVSKAFINLKKDTHYIGRWQKLNETPLTIADSAHNEGGLKIVFDEITLLKYHKSHIVLGFVDDKDVDKVLQLFPSDAIYYFAKANIPRGMEAKKLQLIAGQSGLKGKAYVSVKNALGAAERSASSDDLILICGSIFVVAEVI, via the coding sequence ATGTTTCAGAGACAAGGACCGATTGCTTACAAAAAAGATCTGGGAAACACCCTGAAGCTTTGTGAAATTGCCGGTAATCCGCATCATTATTTAAAATGTGTACATATAGCCGGAACCAATGGAAAGGGCACTGTCAGCCATATCATTGCCGCCGGATTGCAGGCTCAGGGATATAAAGTCGGGGTTTATACTTCACCACATTATAAAGATTTCAGAGAGCGCATAAAAATAAACGGTCAATTTATTTCGAAAACCTATATCAAGTTTTTTATTAATCAATATTTCAATGAAATCGAAGCGATTAAACCGTCATTTTTTGAAATGACGGTATGTCTTGCATTTAAATATTTTAATGATAAAAAAGTGGATTTCGCTATCATAGAAACCGGACTGGGAGGAAGACTTGATTCAACCAATGTGATAACACCTTTATTATCCGTGATTACAAATATAAGTTATGACCATCAAAATCTTTTGGGCAATACACTAGCAGAAATTGCTATTGAAAAGGCTGGAATAATCAAACCCGGAATTCCGGTTATCGTTGGGGAGACGCAGCCGGAAATCAAAGAAGTTTTTGCACAAAAAGCATCAGACTGTAATTCAGCGATTCATTTTGCAGATCAGAATACACAACTTAAGATAAACGAAATTTCAGAAAGCGGTATTCTTGATTATTCTGTCACGATAGATAATAAAAAGCTAATCAGTAATTTAAAGACCGACCTTATTGGTCCGTTTCAGAAAAAAAATATTATTTCAGCTTTGTTTGCCCTTCATTTGCTTAAAAAGATTATTCCGATAGATTTCGATAAAGTATCTAAAGCTTTTATAAATCTCAAAAAAGATACACATTATATAGGCCGTTGGCAAAAATTAAATGAAACCCCACTTACCATAGCAGATAGTGCCCATAATGAAGGAGGATTAAAAATTGTTTTTGATGAAATCACATTACTCAAATATCATAAATCACATATTGTCTTAGGTTTTGTGGATGATAAAGATGTTGATAAAGTTCTGCAATTATTCCCTTCTGACGCGATTTATTATTTTGCCAAAGCTAATATTCCGCGAGGCATGGAAGCAAAAAAACTTCAGCTAATTGCCGGACAGTCAGGTTTAAAAGGTAAGGCTTATGTGAGTGTCAAAAATGCATTGGGTGCTGCTGAAAGATCTGCATCTTCCGATGACCTGATTTTAATTTGCGGTAGTATTTTTGTAGTAGCGGAAGTTATTTAA
- a CDS encoding class I SAM-dependent methyltransferase, giving the protein MILHRPLAYTIIKCLQLIFNEGEYADKVVNNLFKTDKRLGSKDRKLLAEAIYEIVRWKRLYAAIAGLGYEEQFAEKQLWLLIHVWLVIKGHPVPVWEQFNILREADINESFQTSQKTRVLRESIPDWLDALGVEALGVEKWEKEIAAQNRTAFGILRVNTLKTSKSDLQNELSKQNIETSITKLFPDALILNQRSNVFLTDAYNKGYFEMQDASSQLVAPFMEVQPGMRVVDACAGAGGKTLHLATIMQNKGQLIALDIHAHKLEKLKIRAKRNGIHNIDCRPILNTKVIKKLHYSADRLLIDAPCSGLGVLRRNPDDKWKLTPEFITKIMETQREILRDYSKIVKPGGKLVYATCSILPSENQDQIRQFLASEEGRFFEFEDEKSILASESGFDGFYMARLQRKLS; this is encoded by the coding sequence ATGATTTTACACAGACCACTTGCTTACACGATTATAAAATGTCTTCAGTTAATATTTAATGAAGGAGAATACGCAGATAAGGTAGTAAATAACTTATTCAAAACGGACAAAAGACTGGGTAGTAAAGACAGGAAATTGTTGGCAGAAGCGATTTATGAAATTGTAAGATGGAAAAGACTGTACGCTGCGATTGCCGGATTGGGTTATGAAGAGCAATTTGCTGAGAAACAACTATGGTTATTAATTCATGTATGGTTGGTTATAAAAGGGCATCCCGTTCCTGTGTGGGAACAATTTAATATACTTCGGGAAGCAGATATTAATGAATCCTTTCAGACTTCGCAAAAAACACGTGTATTGCGGGAATCTATACCAGATTGGTTGGATGCATTAGGTGTTGAAGCATTGGGAGTAGAGAAGTGGGAAAAAGAAATAGCCGCTCAGAACAGAACAGCATTCGGCATCCTACGTGTGAATACACTAAAAACTTCCAAAAGCGATTTGCAAAATGAACTTTCAAAACAAAATATTGAAACTTCAATCACTAAGCTGTTTCCGGATGCTTTAATTTTAAATCAAAGAAGTAATGTTTTTTTGACGGATGCTTATAACAAAGGTTATTTTGAAATGCAGGACGCTTCATCACAATTAGTAGCTCCGTTTATGGAAGTTCAGCCCGGAATGCGAGTGGTGGATGCCTGTGCAGGGGCGGGTGGGAAGACACTTCACCTTGCAACTATTATGCAAAATAAGGGACAGTTAATAGCATTGGATATTCATGCGCATAAACTGGAGAAACTAAAGATACGGGCCAAAAGAAACGGAATCCATAACATTGATTGCCGGCCTATTTTGAATACAAAGGTGATAAAAAAGCTTCATTACAGTGCCGATCGTTTATTGATTGATGCACCGTGCAGCGGATTGGGTGTGTTGAGAAGGAATCCGGATGATAAGTGGAAGCTAACTCCTGAATTTATTACAAAAATTATGGAAACACAACGGGAGATTTTAAGAGATTATTCCAAAATTGTAAAGCCAGGTGGGAAATTAGTTTATGCTACCTGTTCTATACTTCCTTCAGAAAATCAGGATCAGATCCGACAATTTTTAGCATCAGAAGAAGGTAGGTTTTTTGAATTTGAAGACGAAAAATCAATACTTGCATCTGAATCCGGTTTTGATGGTTTTTACATGGCGAGATTACAGAGAAAGTTGTCTTAA